CGGTTCGAGGGCAAGCGGCTGGCTCCGGTCCCCGAGGCGGTCTGGAGCGAGATCCTGGCGGAGCAGGGCGCGGCGACCTCGTTTCGCTGGGTGGAGCTGGACGACTGAGGTGCTTTGCCCGGGCGCCCCCGGCCCGGGCAAAGCCGCAACACCGCGCGGGGGGAGAGGAGGACCGGCATGGGATTGACGCTCACGTCCGAGGCGTTCGCCCACCAGGGAGACATCCCCGTGCGCTACACCTGCGAAGGGGAAGACCTCTCGGTGCCCCTGGCCTGGTCCGGCGTTCCCGAGGGCACCCGCAGCCTTGCGCTGATCGTGGACGATCCCGACGCCCCCGACCCCAGGGCTCCCAAGATGACCTGGGTCCATTGGGTGCTCTATAACCTCCCCCCCGCCGCCGGGAGCCTGCCCGAGGCAGTGACGAAGCTCCCGCCCGGCACCCGGGAGGGGCGCAACGACTGGAAGCGCACGGGCTACGGCGGGCCCTGCCCGCCCATCGGCCGCCACCGGTACTTCCACAAGCTCTACGCCCTGGACGAGGTCCTCCCCGACCTGGGCACCCCCACCAAGGCCCAGCTGGAGAAGGCCATGGAGGGCAAGGTGCTCGCCCGCGCAGAGCTGGTGGGTACGTACCGGAAGCAGAAGTAACCCAGGCCCGCCGCTTCGTTTCTCCCTGACCCGGTTTCCATCGGTATCGGGATCGGTATCGGTATCGACGGCGTTCGGAATTCCGATACCGATACCGATACCGATACCGATGTGGAGGGCGGAGGGCGGACCCGGCGGGCCCGCTCGGTCTATCCGCGCCTTGGCTGCCCCCCGCCCCTAACGGGCCCCTCCGGACCCACCACGGCCCCGGAGTCCGTCACCCCGCAGCCACTCTCCCCGGGCACCGTTTCCTAAAGAGCCGGCCTGCGTGGGCCGATCTAAGGGCACGACCGCACGCCGCACTCTCCCTTTCGCGAGGACGTCCGATGGCACTGGAAGGAACCCTCAACTACATGGACATCTCCCACCTCCTCCAGGTGGTGGGGACGTCCGAGAAATCCGGCGTCCTCGAGATCCGTTGGCAGGAGCGGGAGGCCCGCCTGTACTTCCAGCAGGGGCGCCTCCTGCGCGCAGAGTCCAACCGGATCCGGGAGGGGATCGGGACCTTGCTCGTGCGTGGAGGGCTCCTCGCGCCCGAGGATCTGGACCGGGCTCTCGAGCGCCAGAGGAACCAGGGGGGCGTGCCCCGGCTGGGAGTGCTCCTCTGCGATGCCTTCGGGGTGCGGCCGGAGGACATCGCGCGCCTGCTCCTGGAGCAGTCCCGGCAGATCGTGTACGACGTGTTCTCCTGGCCGGGCGGTCGATTCCGGTTCCAATTCCGCGTGCCGGACGAAGCCCTCGACCGCTTCCACCACGACGCCGTGGAGTTCATCCGGAAGGTGGGCGTGGAAGCCGGGCTCCTGGCTCGGGAGGGAGCCGCGCAGGAGCGCTCGGGCGAGGGACGGTGCCCCATCCTGCTCCTGCTCGCCGACGCGGAGCTCGGGGACCGGTGCAGGGCCCAGTGGAGGGAAGGGGGACACCGGGTCACCCGGTGCGAGCGGGTCGAGGAGGTGGTGGACCTCCTGGGGGCCTCCGCGGGAGGCCCCGCGCCCATCGTCGTTGCAGAAGACGGGGGCAGGGCCGTCCTGGACGCCCTGCGCGGTGCCCGAGCGGACGCCCCGGTGGTGCTCCTGGTGCCGGGAGGGGACACGCCGCCGGAAGACAGGGGACAGGGCAGCCTGGCCCGGGTGACGCTTCCCACCCCCGGCGAGCGGGCGGCACCGGGCGGAGACGCGCGGCGGGAGACGTTTCTTGCCGCCGTGCGCGCGGCGGTATCGGCCATGGAGGGGTCCGCGGGAGCGGAACCTGGCAGATGAGCCGCGCCGACGACGCCGGCATCCGCGAATTCCTGGCGGAGGCCGACGAGATCCTCGAACGGGTTACGGAGGGGCTCCTCTCCCTGGAGGCGTCGGCCGCCGGCGGGGACCCGGACCCCGAGGTGATCAACGCCATCTTCCGGGGCGCCCACAGCCTCAAGGGGCTCTCGGGCATGCTGGGCCTGGCCCAGATGACCGACCTCTCCCACAAGATGGAGTCCCTCCTCGACGCCCTGCGCATGGGGCAGGCGGCGTGCAGCCGGGAGGTGGTGGACCTGCTCCTGGCCGGGGTGGACCTCCTCAAGGGGCTGTGCGGCCGCCTGGCCGCGGGCCACTCCCCGGAAGACCCTCGCGTAGCGCCCTTCGTGGAGCAGCTCCTGGGAGCGGCCCGGGGGGAGGGCGGCGCCGGCGGCCCCAACGACCTGGCGGAGCTGGGTCTGGCTCCCGAAGCCATCCAGGTGCTCAGCGAGTACGAGGTGCACCGCCTGCGGGAGACCCTGAAGGATTCCCGGCGCACCCTGTGTCGCGTTGTGGTCGGCTTCCCCATCGAGAGCTTCGACACCGGCCTCGAGGCCCTCAACGCGGCCCTCAAGGAGCGCGGGGAGATCATCTCCACGCTCCCCTCGGCCGGGGCCGTTGCCGACGACCGCCTGGACTTCGAGCTCCTGGTGGGCACCAAGGAGGGAATCGAGGCCGTACGAAGCGCCTGCGCGCCCCACGGCGCCCGGGTCGAGGCGCTGGGGGGAGGCAGGCCGCCTGGGGGGCCCGAGCCCGCTGCCCGTGAGCCGGCGGCCCCGAAACCGCCCGAGGAACAGGGCTCCGGCGGTGCGGCGGCCGACGGCGAACTGCGAAGCCTGAGCCAGACGATCCGGGTGGATCTGGCCAAGCTCGACGCGTTGATGAACCTGGTGGGGGAGCTGGTTCTCACCAAGGGGCGCATCCAGATCGTGGGGACCCAACTCCGGGAGCGACTGGGCTTCAGCGGCGAGGCGTTGGAGCTCTCCAAGGTGCACAAGGAGTTCGAGCGGCGCCTCTCCGAGCTCCAGCAGTCGGTCATGGACGTGCGGATGGTGCCCCTGGGCCAGCTCTTCTCCAAGCTCCACCGGGTCATGCGCCGTATCCTCCAGGAGTCGGGCAAGGAAGTCGACTTGGAGATCACCGGTGCGGAAACCGAGCTCGACAAGCTCATCGTCGAGGACCTGAGCGATCCCCTCGTCCACGTCGTCCGCAACGCGGTCGACCACGGCATCGAGCCCGCCGAAGACCGGGAGGCCTCGGGCAAGGCGCGCCGGGGCAAGATCCGCATCGACGCCCAACAGCGGGGAAACCACGTTGCCATCACGGTCTCCGACGACGGCCGGGGCCTCTCCCGGGAGAAGATCCGCCGCAAGGCCGAAGAGCGGGGACTGGTGGCCGCCGGGGCGGCCCTGGACGACCGGGAGCTCTTCGACCTGGTCTTCCTGCCGGGCTTTTCCACCAAGGAGGAGGTCACCGAGCTCTCGGGCCGCGGGGTGGGGATGGACGTGCTGCGCAAGAACGTCTCCCGTCTGTCGGGGCTCATCGAGCTGGGGAGCGAAGCGGGGCACGGCACCTCGGTCACGATCTCCCTGCCCATCACCCTGGCCATCATCCAGGCCCTCCTGGTGCGCGTGGAGCAGCAGACCTACGCGATCCCCCTGAGCAGCGTGCTCGAGACCCTGGCGCTGGAAGCCGGGCAGGTGAAGGTGCTCGAGGGCAAACCCGTGCTTCGCCTCAGGGACCACACCCTGCCGCTGGTGCGGGTGGACGCGGTCCTGGGGGCCAACGGGCACCGGGAGCTGCCGGCCTACGCCGTGGTCGTGGGGGTGGCCGAGAAGCGGGTCGCCTTCGCCGTGGACGATCTGCTCACCCAGCAGGACGTGGTGATCAAGAGCCTGGGACGGCGGCTCCGGGCCATCCGGGGGCTGGCCGGCGCCACCGACCTGGGCGACCAGCGCACGGTGCTCGTGCTCGACGTGGCGGCCCTGATGGAAGACGTGTTCCAGGGGAGGTGACGAGATCGTGAGCCCGACCCAATTCCCCGACGCGGCACGCTGGCGCCGGGAGCTCCTGGAGACGCTGCGGACCGATGCGGCAGACCCGGAAGGTGATGGCGCCGGGAGGCGTCCGGCCGGCTCGGACCGCCTCGAGGCCCTGGCCTTCGAGGTGGCGGGAGAGACCTACGCGCTGCCCCTCGATGCGGTCACCGAGATCGTCCTGCCCCGCCCCATCACGCCCTTGCCCCGCACCCCAGCGTTCGTGCTCGGGGTGATGAGCCTGCGGGGGGCCGTCATCCCGGTGCTGGGGCTGGCGAGAAGGCTCGGCCTTCCCGAGGAGGAGTCCTCCCGGGGTGCCCGCATCCTGGTCCTCAAGGACGGCGAGGAGAGGATGGGCTGCCGCATCGACCGGGTCCAGGGAGTGCTGCGGTTCCGACGGGAGGAGTTGGAGAAGCCCTGCGTCGCGGCGGGGGTGGACCCGCGCTTTCTCGCGTGGCTCGGGTACGACCGTCTGGGCAATCTGGTGGCGCTGCTCGACGCACAGCGCCTCTGCGACTTCGAGCTGCCCCCCCCATGAGCGCACCGGCCCTCCAACTGCTGTGCTTTCGCCTTGGGGAGCGCTACTTTGCGGTCGACATCGGGTGTATCCGGGAACTGCTGCGCTCCCACGCCGTCACCGCCGTCCCCGGTGCTCCGGCCCACCTTGCGGGGGTGCTCAACCTGCGGGGCGAGCTCGTCACGGTCTACAACCTGCACCGCGTACTGCTGGGGCAGGACGCTGCGGAGGAGACCGAGGACAGCCGCCTGGTGGTGGTGCGGGCCCGGGGACAGAAGGCTGCGCTCCGGGTCGACCAGGTGGTGGACGTGATGTTGGTGGATGCCGACGAGCTCACTCCCGTCTCGGGAACTCCCCCCGGGGAGGCCGCCGTGGTCGCCGCGTTTCGCCGTCCGCTGGAGCCCGGGGAGGACCAGGTCGTCCTCCTGGTGCGCCTGCCCCCGTTCTTTGCCGACCACGCTCCCTCGGCCCCGGGCGGTGTGCCGTGAGTCCGGGGGCGCGCCGATGGGTGGGATGGCTCGGGTGCGGGGCGCTGGCCGCGGGCGCGGCGCTCTTGGGCACGCTGTGGGGTTCCCTCCTGGGTGTCCCGGCGGCCGCTGCGGCGGGGGCCGGGGCAGGGTTCTGGTTCCTGCGGCGGCAGGAGCGGCGGCTCGCAGAGGCGGCAGCCCGGTGGGAGGCAAACATCGACGGGGTCCTCCAAGGGAAGCCGGCCGATGCCGCCGTCCCCCTGGCGGTTCGCGTGGAAGAGCGCCTTGCGGCGGCCCGGGCACGAGCCCAGGAAGCGGGGCGGGAGCTGGAAGAGGCCCGGGCCCGGGCGGACCGGTTTGGGAGCGAAGCCGCCGCGTTCCGAGCCGCCCTCGGCGAGCGGGCCCAGGAGGTCCTGGCCGAAGAGCGCGCCGCGGGAGAGCCGGAGGACGAAGGGGTGGCCGAGCTCACGGCGGCCGCCGCCGACGTGGAGGCCCACCTCTCGGAGGCGCGAAGCGAGCTGCACGGCCTGGCGGCGGCGGGGCGCGCCGTGGCGGAGGGGGTGGCGGGAGCGGGAGCAGGGGGCGAGCCGAGCCCGGAGGCGGCGGCCGACCCCAACGGCCCATGGCAGACGGCGGTGCGGCTGCTGGAGGAGTCGCTGGAAGCCGTGGACGCCCTCGCGACCCAAGGGGCCGGGGCGGGTGAGCGCGCCCGCCATGCCCTCTCCGGCGCCGAGAGACAGCAGGCGCAGCTGCGCCTGGGCCTGGAGGGGCTGGCCCGCTTTACGGCGGGCTCCAACGAGGCCGTGGGAGCCGTGCAGCGCCTCGGGGAGAGGATTGGCGCCATCGGGGCGATCCTGACCGTAATCGAAGATGTCACCGAGCAGACCAACCTGCTCGCCCTCAACGCCGCCATCATCGCCGCCCAGGCCGGAGAGCACGGGCGGGGGTTCGGGGTGGTGGCCGAGGAGATCCGCGACCTGGCGGAGCGCACGGCCGAGTCGACCAAGGAGATCGGAGGCGTCATCGCGGCGCTCCAGAGCGAGTCGGTCCGGGCCGTCTCCCTCATCGAAGCGGGGGCGGCGAAGCTCGAGGCCGGGTTCGCGGCGGTGGGAGGGGTGGCCGGGGGCCTCGACGAACCCCTGGAGTCCCTCCGGTCGTCGGTGGCGGGGATCGGGGCCCTCGTGTCGGCGGCCGAGGCGGCAGCGGTGCGCACGCGGGACGTGGCCCGAAGGGTCGAGGCGGCAGGGCCCCGCCAGGGGCCGCGCCGGGGGCCGGCGCCCGTCGACCCCGGCCGGGCAGCGCTTCGGGAGCAGGCCCGCGAGCTGGCTTCGGCGGCAGAACGCCTCGGAAACGGTCTCGACGAGCAGGTGCGGCTCGCAGGGCGCCTGCGGCAGGCCATCCTGCGCTTCGAGGCGCGGCGGCCCGCTGCCGAGGCCCGTCAGAGGGCCTGCGAGCGGCTGCTGCGGTTTGCCCAAAGCGTGCGGACCTCCTGCCGAGAGTCGCGGTGAAGACCCTCCGAAGTCGCGTGCTGGGGATCGCCGCCCGGAGTCTCTCGGCGTGGGTCGTGCGGCCCCTGGATGCCCTGCGGCTCAGGGCCGAGGCCTTGGGGCGGGGGAAGCCGCCCGGCCCCCTCCCGAGGGGCACCGGAGATGAGGTGGCGCGCGTGGCGGGGGCGCTCGAAGGGGAGAGCGCCGAGGAACGCAGACGGTGCGGCGACCAGCGAGAGCTCGCCGAGCGCCTGCGCTCCCGCAGCTCCCAGGGTGCGGGGGCCCTGGGGCAACTGCGCCGGGGGGCGGCTCGCGTGGGAGAGTGCGTGGGGACCATCCGGGGGGCGGCGGGCGAGCTCGACCGCTCGCTTGGCGCGATGGGAGCGAACCTGACCGCGATTGCGTCCTCCACCAGCGACAACTCCGCCAGCCTCATCGAGCTCTCCGCCAGCGTCGAAGAGGTGGCCCGAAGCTCGGACTATCTCGCCCAGCATGTGGCCACCACCGCGGCCTCGGTGGACCAGATGGTCGCGTCGGTGGTGGAGGTGGGAGATCGGGTGGAGGTCCTGGCCGGCGAAACGGATGCCACCGCCAACGCCGTGGCCCAGATCGGCGACTCCACGCGCGAGATCGAGCAAAGCGCCCGCGAGGGCGTGCAGTTGAGCGGCCGGCTGGGGGAGGCGGCCGGGGAGGGGAGCGCGGCCGTGCAGGAGACCCTGGAGGGCATCCACGCCTCCTACGCCGCCATCCAGGAGACCGCCCGGGCCATGGGGGATCTGGCGGAAGCCTCCCAGGCCATCGGCGGGGTGGTGAAGATCATCAACGAGATCAACGACCGCACCAAGCTCCTGGCCCTCAACGCGGCCATCATCGCGGCCCAGGCGGGCGAGCACGGCAAGAGCTTCGCCGTGGTGGCCCACGAGATCAAGAACCTCTCGGACCGCACCGCGGCCAGCACCGGCGAGATCGCGCGGCTCAACCGGGGCATCGGCCAGCGCATGGAGGCCGCCGCCCAGGCGACGGCCAAGGGGGAGGAAGCCACCGCCGGGAGCGTGGTGCTCGCGGAGCGGGCGGGGCACGCCCTCGAGCGCATCCTGGCCACGGCCCGCCTCTCCCACGATCGGTCCCAGAGCATCCTGCGCGCGACGGAGCAGCAGACGCGGGACAGCGAGCGGGTGATGACGTCGGTGCAGCAGGTGGCCGCCCTGGTGGGCCACATCCGCAACGCGGCCCAGGAGCACCGGGTCACGGGAGAGAAGGTGCGCGCGGGCGCGGAGGAGATGCGCACCCTCACCGGCCACGTGCGGATCGCCACCGCGGAGCAGGCCGAGGTGAGCCGCTACCTTTCCGAGGCCATCGCAGCGGTGGACCACAATCTCAAGGCCGAGCTCGCCGCGCTTCGGGCGGGGCGCGAGGACGCGGGGGCGATCCAGGAGCACCTGACGCGCCTTCGCGAGGAGAACGGCGGGCAGGAGGACGGCATGCGCGCCCTGGAGGCGCTCTGTGCCGAACTGCAGGAGGGAGCCGGAGCGCTGGGCGCCCGGGCCGCACCGCGCGCCGGCGGGGGCGGGGCCGGGTGATGGAGGGCGGCACGGCACCAGTGGGGGCGGGGGCGCGCGTCCTGGTGGTGGACGACAGCCCCTATGCCCGCCAGGTCCTGCGGCGCGTCCTCGAGGCCGATCCCCTCGTGGGCTGCGTCCAGGGTGTGGCCAACGGCCAGGTGGCCCTTCAAAGTGCCCTGAAGTCTCCACCCGACCTCGTCACCCTCGACCTCGAAATGCCCGTCATGGACGGATTCACCTTCCTGCGCCTCTTCCGGCGCCGCTGCGCGGCTCCCGTGCTGGTGGTGAGCTCCCACGCGGACCTGTGCAACGTGGAGCGTGCCCTGGAGCTGGGGGCCTCGGGGTTCGTGTCGAAGCCCGAGAATCCCTATCGGGATCTGGAGGTCATTGCCGCCGAGCTTCGACTGAAGCTGCGGCAACTCTGGCTGCCCACCGCCGCTTCCGCCCCGGGGGAGGCCGGGTGGATCGCCGCGGAGGGGAGCTCGCTTGGCGTGTCTCTCCGGCGGGGCTTCCCGGTGGTGGTGATCGGCTCCTCCTCGGGCGGCCCGCCCACACTCCAGTACTTCCTGAGCGGTCTTCCCCGGTCCCCTCGGGCGGCAGTGCTGGTGGCCCAGCACATGCCCGCCGGCTTCACCGAGGCCTTCGCCCGCCGCCTGGACACCCTGCTGTCGGTCACCGTCCGGGAGGCGGAGGCGGGAGACCCGGTGTGCCCGGGTGAGGTGCTGGTGGCGCCGGGCGGAAGCCACCTGGTCGTGCGGGGAGAGGGGGACGCCGCCTTCCTGGACCTCGTCCCGGCCGTGGGCGAGAACTGCGCCCCGAGCGTGGACCGGCTCTTCGAGAGCGCGGCCCAGGCGTTCGGTCCCCGCCTCACCGCCGTGGTGCTCACGGGGATGGGCAGGGACGGTTCCCAGGGGGTGCGC
The Thermodesulfobacteriota bacterium DNA segment above includes these coding regions:
- a CDS encoding chemotaxis protein CheA; its protein translation is MSRADDAGIREFLAEADEILERVTEGLLSLEASAAGGDPDPEVINAIFRGAHSLKGLSGMLGLAQMTDLSHKMESLLDALRMGQAACSREVVDLLLAGVDLLKGLCGRLAAGHSPEDPRVAPFVEQLLGAARGEGGAGGPNDLAELGLAPEAIQVLSEYEVHRLRETLKDSRRTLCRVVVGFPIESFDTGLEALNAALKERGEIISTLPSAGAVADDRLDFELLVGTKEGIEAVRSACAPHGARVEALGGGRPPGGPEPAAREPAAPKPPEEQGSGGAAADGELRSLSQTIRVDLAKLDALMNLVGELVLTKGRIQIVGTQLRERLGFSGEALELSKVHKEFERRLSELQQSVMDVRMVPLGQLFSKLHRVMRRILQESGKEVDLEITGAETELDKLIVEDLSDPLVHVVRNAVDHGIEPAEDREASGKARRGKIRIDAQQRGNHVAITVSDDGRGLSREKIRRKAEERGLVAAGAALDDRELFDLVFLPGFSTKEEVTELSGRGVGMDVLRKNVSRLSGLIELGSEAGHGTSVTISLPITLAIIQALLVRVEQQTYAIPLSSVLETLALEAGQVKVLEGKPVLRLRDHTLPLVRVDAVLGANGHRELPAYAVVVGVAEKRVAFAVDDLLTQQDVVIKSLGRRLRAIRGLAGATDLGDQRTVLVLDVAALMEDVFQGR
- a CDS encoding DUF4388 domain-containing protein — its product is MALEGTLNYMDISHLLQVVGTSEKSGVLEIRWQEREARLYFQQGRLLRAESNRIREGIGTLLVRGGLLAPEDLDRALERQRNQGGVPRLGVLLCDAFGVRPEDIARLLLEQSRQIVYDVFSWPGGRFRFQFRVPDEALDRFHHDAVEFIRKVGVEAGLLAREGAAQERSGEGRCPILLLLADAELGDRCRAQWREGGHRVTRCERVEEVVDLLGASAGGPAPIVVAEDGGRAVLDALRGARADAPVVLLVPGGDTPPEDRGQGSLARVTLPTPGERAAPGGDARRETFLAAVRAAVSAMEGSAGAEPGR
- a CDS encoding methyl-accepting chemotaxis protein, coding for MSPGARRWVGWLGCGALAAGAALLGTLWGSLLGVPAAAAAGAGAGFWFLRRQERRLAEAAARWEANIDGVLQGKPADAAVPLAVRVEERLAAARARAQEAGRELEEARARADRFGSEAAAFRAALGERAQEVLAEERAAGEPEDEGVAELTAAAADVEAHLSEARSELHGLAAAGRAVAEGVAGAGAGGEPSPEAAADPNGPWQTAVRLLEESLEAVDALATQGAGAGERARHALSGAERQQAQLRLGLEGLARFTAGSNEAVGAVQRLGERIGAIGAILTVIEDVTEQTNLLALNAAIIAAQAGEHGRGFGVVAEEIRDLAERTAESTKEIGGVIAALQSESVRAVSLIEAGAAKLEAGFAAVGGVAGGLDEPLESLRSSVAGIGALVSAAEAAAVRTRDVARRVEAAGPRQGPRRGPAPVDPGRAALREQARELASAAERLGNGLDEQVRLAGRLRQAILRFEARRPAAEARQRACERLLRFAQSVRTSCRESR
- a CDS encoding methyl-accepting chemotaxis protein, which encodes MKTLRSRVLGIAARSLSAWVVRPLDALRLRAEALGRGKPPGPLPRGTGDEVARVAGALEGESAEERRRCGDQRELAERLRSRSSQGAGALGQLRRGAARVGECVGTIRGAAGELDRSLGAMGANLTAIASSTSDNSASLIELSASVEEVARSSDYLAQHVATTAASVDQMVASVVEVGDRVEVLAGETDATANAVAQIGDSTREIEQSAREGVQLSGRLGEAAGEGSAAVQETLEGIHASYAAIQETARAMGDLAEASQAIGGVVKIINEINDRTKLLALNAAIIAAQAGEHGKSFAVVAHEIKNLSDRTAASTGEIARLNRGIGQRMEAAAQATAKGEEATAGSVVLAERAGHALERILATARLSHDRSQSILRATEQQTRDSERVMTSVQQVAALVGHIRNAAQEHRVTGEKVRAGAEEMRTLTGHVRIATAEQAEVSRYLSEAIAAVDHNLKAELAALRAGREDAGAIQEHLTRLREENGGQEDGMRALEALCAELQEGAGALGARAAPRAGGGGAG
- a CDS encoding chemotaxis protein CheW; translation: MSAPALQLLCFRLGERYFAVDIGCIRELLRSHAVTAVPGAPAHLAGVLNLRGELVTVYNLHRVLLGQDAAEETEDSRLVVVRARGQKAALRVDQVVDVMLVDADELTPVSGTPPGEAAVVAAFRRPLEPGEDQVVLLVRLPPFFADHAPSAPGGVP
- a CDS encoding chemotaxis protein CheW, translating into MSPTQFPDAARWRRELLETLRTDAADPEGDGAGRRPAGSDRLEALAFEVAGETYALPLDAVTEIVLPRPITPLPRTPAFVLGVMSLRGAVIPVLGLARRLGLPEEESSRGARILVLKDGEERMGCRIDRVQGVLRFRREELEKPCVAAGVDPRFLAWLGYDRLGNLVALLDAQRLCDFELPPP
- the cheB gene encoding chemotaxis-specific protein-glutamate methyltransferase CheB produces the protein MEGGTAPVGAGARVLVVDDSPYARQVLRRVLEADPLVGCVQGVANGQVALQSALKSPPDLVTLDLEMPVMDGFTFLRLFRRRCAAPVLVVSSHADLCNVERALELGASGFVSKPENPYRDLEVIAAELRLKLRQLWLPTAASAPGEAGWIAAEGSSLGVSLRRGFPVVVIGSSSGGPPTLQYFLSGLPRSPRAAVLVAQHMPAGFTEAFARRLDTLLSVTVREAEAGDPVCPGEVLVAPGGSHLVVRGEGDAAFLDLVPAVGENCAPSVDRLFESAAQAFGPRLTAVVLTGMGRDGSQGVRRVKEAGGEVLAESEETAAIYGMPKQAAATGCVDRLLPLPELAVHLMRLWGEGSPEAAADQTPAREAPEREAAGSRGRAESPTPRACTSTWKASPIP
- a CDS encoding YbhB/YbcL family Raf kinase inhibitor-like protein, yielding MGLTLTSEAFAHQGDIPVRYTCEGEDLSVPLAWSGVPEGTRSLALIVDDPDAPDPRAPKMTWVHWVLYNLPPAAGSLPEAVTKLPPGTREGRNDWKRTGYGGPCPPIGRHRYFHKLYALDEVLPDLGTPTKAQLEKAMEGKVLARAELVGTYRKQK